A stretch of the Leishmania infantum JPCM5 genome chromosome 30 genome encodes the following:
- a CDS encoding putative aspartyl-tRNA synthetase, translating into MNSNHADAGAPAMEKKMSDKEARKAARLAEEKARAEEKAALVEKYKDVFGAAPMVQSTTYKSRTHIPVAKLSQPELVSKTVLIRARVSTTRKKGKMAFMVLRDGSDSVQAMAAVEGNVPKEMIDFMGQIATESIVDVEATVCKVEQPITSTSHSDIELKVKKIHTVTESLRTLPFTLEDASRKESDEGAKVNLDTRLNSRWMDLRTPASGAIFRLQSRVCQYFRQFLIDNDFCEIHSPKIINAPSEGGANVFKLEYFNRFAYLAQSPQLYKQMVLQGDVPRVFEVGPVFRSENSNTHRHLTEFVGLDVEMRIDEHYYEVLDVAESLFNYIFEHLATHTKELKNVCQQYPFEPLVWKLTPEKMKELGVGVISENVVPTDKFQARVHNMDSRMLRINYMHCIELLNTVLDEKMAPTDDINTTNEKLLGKLVKERYGTDFFISDRFPSSVRPFYTMECKDDVRFTNSYDMFIRGEEISSGAQRIHDPDLLLARAKMLNVDLTPIKEYVDSFRLGAWPHGGFGVGLERVVMLYLGLSNVRLASLFPRDPQRTTP; encoded by the coding sequence ATGAACTCAAACCACGCCGATGCCGGCGCACCAGCCATGGAGAAGAAGATGAGCGACAAAGAGGCCCGTaaggcggcgcgcctggcggaggagaaggcccGCGCGGAGGAAAAGGCGGCTCTTGTGGAGAAGTACAAGGACGTGTTTGGTGCCGCACCAATGGTGCAGTCGACGACGTATAAGTCGCGCACTCACATCCCGGTCGCGAAGCTGTCGCAGCCGGAGTTGGTGAGCAAGACGGTGCTGATCCGTGCCCGCGTGTCGACGACGCGCAAGAAGGGCAAGATGGCGTTcatggtgctgcgcgacggGAGCGACTCGGTGCAGGCGATGGCTGCCGTGGAAGGCAATGTGCCAAAGGAGATGATCGACTTCATGGGGCAGATCGCGACAGAGTCGATTGTTgacgtggaggcgacggTGTGCAAGGTGGAGCAGCCCATTACGTCGACGTCGCACTCGGACATCGAGCTGAAGGTGAAGAAGATCCACACCGTGACGGAGTCGCTGCGTACGCTGCCGTTCACGCTAGAGGACGCGAGCCGCAAGGAGTCGGACGAGGGTGCGAAGGTGAACCTCGACACTCGCCTGAATAGCCGCTGGATGGACCTGCGCACACCAGCGTCCGGCGCCATCTTCCGCCTTCAGTCGCGCGTGTGCCAGTACTTCCGCCAGTTTCTTATCGACAACGACTTCTGTGAGATCCACTCGCCCAAGATCATCAACGCGCCaagcgagggcggcgccaaCGTGTTCAAGCTGGAGTACTTCAACCGCTTTGCGTACCTTGCCCAGTCGCCACAACTGTACAAGCAGATGGTGCTGCAGGGCGATGTACCGCGCGTGTTCGAGGTGGGACCGGTGTTCCGCTCAGAGAACAGCAAcacgcaccgccacctgACGGAGTTTGTTGGGTTGGACGTGGAGATGCGCATCGATGAGCACTACTACGAGGTGCTGGATGTGGCGGAGAGCCTATTCAACTACATTTTCGAGCACCTTGCCACTCACACAAAGGAGCTGAAGAACGTGTGCCAGCAGTACCCCTTTGAACCTCTTGTGTGGAAGCTCACACCGGAGAAGATGAAGGAGCTCGGCGTTGGCGTCATCTCGGAGAACGTGGTGCCGACAGACAAGTTCcaggcacgcgtgcacaaCATGGATAGCCGTATGCTGCGCATCAACTACATGCACTGCATTGAGCTGCTGAACACTGTGCTGGACGAGAAGATGGCGCCGACGGATGACATCAACACGACGAACGAGAAGCTGCTCGGCAAGCTTGTGAAGGAGCGCTACGGCACGGACTTCTTCATCTCGGACCGCTTTCCGTCCTCGGTGCGCCCGTTCTACACGATGGAGTGCAAGGACGACGTGCGCTTCACGAACTCGTACGATATGTTCATCCGCGGTGAGGAGATCTCCAGCGGAGCGCAGCGCATCCACGACCCCGatctgctgctggcgcgcgccAAGATGCTGAACGTGGATCTCACACCGATCAAGGAGTACGTCGACTCCTTCCGTCTTGGTGCGTGGCCGCACGGCGGCTTTGGCGTTGGGCTGGAGCGCGTGGTGATGCTGTACCTTGGGCTGAGCAACGTGCGCCTTGCTTCGCTCTTTCCGCGTGACCCTCAGCGCACGACGCCGTAG
- a CDS encoding putative bystin has translation MPGKEKAKKELHRSNPLGDDIHAERFASAKSASRRAADENDADQAGYLIPNHTTKRILRTAKKQLEAIQGEVTAEENATAVCGEDYRDNGLQDLIDNEEMTTEGREHRYEVEAAADDEDVVLEYDDNESIASEMPVDVPDVSPEMYGIDEEEARLLNAFQPASRVQTRNLADMIMEKIREKEQGAHRGATPSPSDNARAVDGDSEDKIDNRVARVYTAIGTVLKRYTSGKIPKAFKILPNVKNWEQLLMLTRPDQWSPHATYQATRIFAANLNESMLQRFYAAVLLPIVHERLLEEKKLHPALYMAVRKALFKPVAFFKGFLLPLAMDEECTLREALVVASVLQRCHLPPVPTAVTIYKIAQQPFSGRCSVFLRVLIDKKMALPYQAIDELVKYFHRFLETHTKEEALPVLWHQTLLSFIQHYKADLAEAQLGLLSNVCNVHFHYMITPEIRREIGAALRMKQGAAPVS, from the coding sequence ATGCCCGGCAAGgaaaaggcaaagaaggAGCTCCACCGCTCCAACCCGCTTGGCGACGATATCCACGCAGAgcgcttcgccagcgccaaGAGCGCGTCGCGCCGTGCCGCAGACGAGAACGACGCGGATCAGGCTGGCTACCTCATCCCCAACCACACGACGAAACGGATCTTGCGCACAGCCaagaagcagctggaggccatTCAGGGTGAGGTGACGGCTGAGGAGAACGCCACCGCGGTGTGCGGAGAGGACTACCGCGACAACGGCCTGCAGGACCTCATTGACAACGAGGAGATGACGACGGAAGGTCGCGAGCACCGCtacgaggtggaggcggcggcggatgaCGAAGACGTGGTTCTGGAGTACGACGACAACGAGTCTATTGCATCGGAGATGCCGGTGGACGTGCCGGACGTGTCCCCAGAGATGTACGGCatcgacgaggaagaggcacGACTGCTGAACGCCTTCCAGCCCGCCTCGCGTGTGCAGACCCGCAACTTGGCGGACATGATCATGGAAAAGATTAGGGAAAAGGAGCAGGGCGCCCACCGTGGCGCAACTCCGAGCCCGAGCGATAACGCCCGCGCGGTGGACGGGGACAGTGAGGACAAGATCGACAATCGTGTGGCACGCGTGTACACGGCCATCGGCACGGTGCTGAAGCGCTACACCTCCGGCAAGATTCCGAAGGCGTTCAAGATTTTGCCAAATGTGAAGAACtgggagcagctgctgatgctgaCGCGTCCGGATCAGTGGTCCCCGCACGCCACGTACCAGGCCACTCGCATCTTTGCCGCCAACTTGAACGAGAGtatgctgcagcgcttctacgccgcggtgctgctgcccattGTGCACGAGCGGCTGCTCGAGGAAAAGAAACTGCACCCGGCTCTGTACATGGCAGTGCGCAAGGCGCTCTTCAAGCCCGTCGCCTTCTTCAAAGGctttctgctgccgctggcaaTGGATGAGGAGTGCACGCTGCGTGAGGCCCTTGTGGTGGCaagcgtgctgcagcgctgccacttGCCACCGGTGCCTACCGCCGTTACCATCTACAagatcgcgcagcagcccttTAGCGGCCGGTGCTCCGTCTTTCTTCGTGTGCTCATCGACAAGaagatggcgctgccgtaTCAGGCCATCGACGAGCTGGTGAAGTACTTCCATCGCTTCTTGGAAACGCacacgaaggaggaggcgctgccggtgctgtggCATCAGACCCTGCTCTCCTTCATCCAGCACTACAAGGCAGACCTggccgaggcgcagctgggGCTGCTATCAAACGTGTGCAACGTGCATTTTCACTACATGATCACCCCCGAGATCCGCCGCGAGATtggggcggcgctgcgcatgaAGCAGGGCGCGGCACCCGTTTCCTAG
- a CDS encoding putative dolichyl pyrophosphate phosphatase, which produces MSLLETARLVWDYTHLSAVEMRHGEALAHEHRQHAAALATTAETSATPSEPPHWRSWAMTEVVYRQHDLLSKLFGISSIVPVAMMMLLAGLTSAPCRERRIPAMNLILYLILSVCLNVVLKATVRSPRPAHPAAGMSYTTVYGMPSDHAQFMAGFSVYLLRRWTRARRNRTERRKYSHLQQRKAASASAALARTSSPYALVALLLFATLFIGVGRVYNGYHTVGQALVGWMVGIALAFACTTAHVQRGFTWVSEKVLVPVMLVCTFWTEAIC; this is translated from the coding sequence ATGTCGTTGTTAGAGACGGCGAGGCTGGTGTGGGACTACACGCATCTGTCGGCCGTGGAGATGCGGCACGGTGAGGCATTGGCACATGAGCACCGACAGCATGCTGCAGCTCTAGCGACCACAGCGGAAACGTCGGCCACGCCATCAGAGCCCCCTCACTGGAGGTCGTGGGCGATGACGGAGGTTGTCTATCGCCAGCACGACCTGCTCAGCAAGCTCTTCGGCATCTCTTCTATCGTGCCtgtggcgatgatgatgctCTTGGCTGGGCTGACGAGTGCGCCATGCCGCGAGCGTCGCATACCCGCCATGAATCTTATTCTTTACCTCATCCTGAGCGTGTGCCTGAACGTGGTGCTCAAGGCAACCGTCCGCAGCCCACGCCCCGCTCACCCAGCAGCAGGCATGAGCTACACCACAGTGTACGGAATGCCGAGCGACCACGCACAGTTCATGGCGGGCTTTTCCGTTTacctcctgcgccgctggaCACGCGCGCGACGCAATCGCACGGAACGGCGCAAATATAGTCATCTTCAGCAGCGGAAGGCCGCCTCCgcatcggcggcgttggcaaGGACCTCATCGCCGTATGCACTGGTGGCATTGCTGCTGTTCGCGACGCTTTTCATCGGCGTCGGCCGTGTCTACAATGGCTACCACACCGTTGGGCAAGCGCTCGTGGGGTGGATGGTGGGGATTGCGCTGGCGTTCGCGTGCACCACCGCACACGTGCAGCGCGGGTTCACGTGGGTGTCGGAGAAGGTGCTAGTGCCAGTCATGCTTGTGTGCACTTTCTGGACGGAAGCGATCTGCTGA
- a CDS encoding WD-40 repeat protein → MDRGYPRRREGGASFGGGGFGGVGGFSGGFGGPPAGGPGDPRRRFRSDFDPEEYAPRRKLHGQRPVDFYSPAIRHVLTRLVPRSTPYSYHVAPHEYYTKDLVTASVTNYNASTALCTQWVNTSYHPDSKGGRIRTPLYALQWSPSGRRLLCSTGRGEFLLFNGQSFGVEVKTVAHEDNRPCRAIAWGRRHDLILSGDDAGKLKMWMSNFVFMSEVDTSHRAVREISWAPLELKFCTAGQDGSAKVWDTNTVGAHTATAGASDGNQAVLEEVKLEGHGGDVTTAHWHPYRALIATGSQDTQCRLWDPRTASRGSIAALHGHSQALTCVRWHPDGRTLLSASKDGTVKLWDIRKTQPEVKRFTGHTDAVDKVDWHPTVSDLFASTGADGSVMYWMVAEGDGTMTHGVEEVVHDAAMIEAAHEKFRDKPNPVHCVAWSPLGNILASSGHEVKYWTRNKPGALEEKERGVESDILDDQGQVMV, encoded by the coding sequence ATGGATCGCGGCTACCCACGACGGCGCGAGGGTGGCGCcagcttcggcggcggcgggttTGGCGGTGTTGGTGGATTCAGTGGCGGCTTTGGCGGCCCCCCGGCTGGCGGACCAGGCgacccgcggcggcgctttcGTAGCGATTTCGACCCCGAGGAATATGCGCCGCGTCGCAAACTGCACGGCCAGCGACCGGTGGACTTCTACTCGCCTGCCATCCGGCACGTCCTCACACGTCTggtgccgcgcagcacaccgTACAGCTACCACGTTGCGCCGCACGAGTATTACACAAAGGACCTTGTCACGGCGAGTGTAACCAACTACAATGCGAGCACGGCGCTGTGCACGCAGTGGGTGAACACCTCGTACCACCCGGACAGCAAAGGCGGCCGCATCCGCACGCCACTCTACGCCCTGCAGTGGTCGCCGAGCGGGCGCCGTCTGCTGTGCTCCACCGGACGCGGCGAGTTCCTGCTGTTCAACGGGCAGTCCTTTGGTGTGGAGGTGAAGACGGTGGCTCACGAGGACAACCGCCCGTGCCGCGCCATCGCGTGGGGCCGTCGCCACGACCTCATCCtcagcggcgatgacgccggcAAGCTCAAGATGTGGATGTCCAACTTTGTTTTCATGTCAGAGGTCGACACGAGCCACCGCGCCGTGCGCGAGATCTCGTGGGCGCCTCTGGAGCTAAAGTTCTGCACGGCTGGCCAGGATGGGTCGGCGAAGGTGTGGGACACGAACACGGTtggcgcacacaccgccactgccggcgcGAGCGATGGCAATCAggccgtgctggaggaggtgaagctTGAGGGCCACGGCGGTGATGTGACGACGGCGCACTGGCACCCCTATCGAGCTCTCATTGCCACCGGCAGTCAGGACACGCAGTGCCGACTGTGGGACCCCCGCACAGCTTCTCGCGGCAGCATCGCGGCCTTGCACGGCCACAGCCAGGCGCTGACGTGCGTGCGGTGGCACCCGGATGGAAGGACGCTGCTGAGCGCGTCGAAGGATGGGACGGTGAAGTTGTGGGACATACGCAAGACGCAGCCTGAGGTGAAGCGTTTCACTGGGCACACGGACGCTGTAGATAAGGTTGACTGGCACCCGACGGTATCGGACCTGTTTGCGAGCACAGGGGCAGACGGAAGCGTGATGTACTGGATGGTAGCCGAGGGAGACGGCACCATGACCCAtggcgtggaggaggtcgTCCACGACGCGGCGATGATCGAGGCGGCTCATGAGAAGTTTCGCGACAAGCCAAACCCGGTGCACTGTGTTGCCTGGTCTCCGCTGGGCAACATCCTCGCGTCTAGCGGCCATGAGGTCAAGTACTGGACTCGCAACAAACCAGGCGCGCtggaagagaaggagcgcgGCGTCGAGAGCGACATCCTGGACGATCAAGGCCAAGTGATGGTGTGA
- the QSOX gene encoding putative quiescin sulfhydryl oxidase translates to MTRLHRLAVAVLCLCALAVFYCPGVAARFSESRSLFRDAFEVVDINSTSLRELHESAHMCPWILVTYLDSCGHCRHSAPLVARIAEETLEDSGDVLNEVTVAALNCETSMHDCHELRVVGVPSFYFLFPSDMPVNATTLEPVVANKNLLDKGNVEAKPINMTRALIGQGANPNAHFNTARKMWTSASTNLWRATNKELCLHMRTYLRNSKESDAAEAGAGGVLPTASTSNFVEETTFHVVDVANAFFETLFHEVALKGLESAARRRALFRFLRLVQQRLPGLGADVLLYSMTVNRRVDGAQSSVADFASSVGDWQKLVLSAGIPYQGTPRHLSWRTCKGSSWRYRGFPCGMWLLYHSLTVNAARVDADELTAGVADDNNTEVLFIILDYARHFFACDACLTHFLRFQPGDKDPVLQLWRFHNEVNRRLASLGEGGDPLVPKRIFPTVEQCPACIRDDVTGKEEDRFVEAEVSKYLRSRYKWNPEALHEGTVRVTESTTKRSINDHGGAINVYHNLLSMDTFLTIVLVIVAAVLCMVYVLRRHHSSAAKRRRPILPLRARD, encoded by the coding sequence ATGACACGGCTTCATCGGCTTGCCGTGGCAGTCCTATGCCTATGCGCTCTCGCGGTGTTCTACTGCcccggcgtcgccgcgcgtTTCTCTGAGTCGCGCTCGCTTTTCCGCGATGCCTTCGAGGTGGTGGACATCAACAGCACGAGCCTGAGGGAGTTGCACGAGTCGGCGCACATGTGCCCATGGATTCTGGTCACCTACTTGGACAGTtgcggccactgccgccactcTGCCCCGCTCGTTGCCCGCATCGCGGAGGAGACGCTCGAAGACAGCGGAGATGTGCTGAACGAGGTCACAGTGGCGGCGCTCAACTGCGAGACGAGCATGCACGACTGCCACGAGCTGAGGGTGGTCGGCGTTCCCTCTTTTTACTTCCTCTTTCCATCTGATATGCCCGTGAACGCGACTACTCTAGAACCTGTCGTCGCTAATAAGAATCTCCTCGACAAGGGTAACGTGGAGGCGAAGCCCATCAACATGACGCGCGCCTTGATAGGACAAGGGGCAAATCCGAACGCACACTTCAACACGGCGCGCAAAATGTGGACGAGTGCCTCGACTAACCTCTGGAGGGCAACGAATAAGGAACTTTGcctgcacatgcgcacctACCTGCGCAACTCGAaggagagcgacgccgcggaagccggcgctggcggggTTCTACCCACTGCCAGCACTTCGAACTTCGTGGAAGAGACGACGTTTCACGTTGTAGATGTCGCCAACGCGTTTTTCGAAACCCTCTTCCACGAAGTGGCGTTGAAGGGTCTTGAGtctgctgcacggcgccgaGCTCTTTTTAGGTTTCTTCGCttggtgcagcagcgactgccTGGACTTGGGGCGGATGTGTTGCTGTACTCTATGACCGTCAACCGTAGGGTGGATGGCGCGCAGAGCAGCGTAGCCGATTTTGCCTCCTCTGTGGGCGACTGGCAGAAGCTTGTTTTGTCCGCGGGTATCCCATACCAGGGAACACCGCGACATCTGAGTTGGCGAACGTGCAAGGGGTCTTCATGGCGTTACCGCGGCTTTCCGTGCGGTATGTGGTTGCTCTACCACTCCCTGACGGTGAATGCGGCGCGCGTGGACGCCGACGAGCTCACGGCAGGCGTTGCCGACGACAACAATACCGAGGTACTGTTCATCATTCTCGACTACGCGCGGCACTTCTTCGCTTGTGATGCGTGCCTCACACATTTTCTCCGCTTTCAGCCAGGGGACAAGGACCCGGTGTTGCAGCTGTGGCGCTTCCACAACGAGGTGAACCGGCGTCTCGCCTcgttgggggagggaggcgatcCGCTGGTGCCAAAGCGGATTTTCCCGACGGTCGAGCAGTGCCCCGCATGTATTCGCGACGACGTCAccggcaaggaggaggaccgCTTTGTGGAGGCAGAGGTGTCGAAGTACCTGCGATCCCGCTACAAGTGGAACCCCGAAGCGCTGCACGAGGGGACCGTCAGGGTGACGGAATCCACCACGAAGCGCTCGATCAACGATCACGGCGGTGCCATAAATGTGTACCACAACCTTCTCAGCATGGACACCTTTCTGACCATCGTCCTTGTCatcgtggcggcggtgctgtgtATGGTTTacgtgctgcggcgtcacCATTCGTCTGCCGCGAAACGGCGCCGCCCGATTCTGCCCCTTCGAGCGCGAGACTAG
- a CDS encoding putative eukaryotic translation initiation factor 4e, which translates to MNPNATEFMPGRRNGPDGGLEALPTSTADMELAKTPAGAAAAAVHAPSLPGAARRSLQNSPIIQPSRLSAKSASEIEAISKNSALNAAAAAYVPQRTLARVVLTQPSPLALAPSEDPAKDNIEMMLDDLWCLFYLPTTLGENIKEEDYNPTLVFRVDSILTFWRVVNNIAAPSELQLSTLYLFRDGIDPKWEDPANRDGGIVKVKATAAQVDEAWELLLCRTIGDSWSPSVRETVNGVVLKVRERAYWLELWVTKNSSALQKDLAELWHPILGASFATTYLTHAMMQERSHAAAALAAEKQKKNRRRY; encoded by the coding sequence ATGAACCCCAACGCCACGGAGTTCATGCCGGGGCGGCGCAACGGCCCGGACGGCGGGCTTGAGGCGCTGCCCACGTCCACGGCGGACATGGAGCTTGCCAAGACTCCCGctggagccgctgccgctgctgtccacgcgccatcgctgcctggtgcggcgcgccgcagcctccAGAACTCTCCCATCATCCAGCCCTCTCGTCTGAGCGCCAAGAGCGCCTCTGAGATCGAGGCCATTAGCAAAAACAGTGCCCTGaatgcagctgccgccgcctacgtgccgcagcgcaccctGGCGCGTGTGGTGCTGACACAGCCATCCCCGCTTGCCCTCGCCCCCTCTGAGGACCCGGCCAAGGACAATATCGAGATGATGCTGGACGATCTTTGGTGTCTCTTCTACCTTCCCACCACGCTGGGCGAGAACATTAAGGAAGAGGACTACAACCCCACGTTGGTATTCCGCGTGGACAGCATCCTGACCTTCTGGAGGGTGGTGAACAACATCGCGGCCCCATCCGAGCTGCAGCTCAGCACGCTGTATCTCTTCCGGGACGGCATCGACCCCAAGTGGGAAGACCCCGCGAACCGAGATGGCGGCATCGTGAAAGTGAAGGCGACTGCTGCCCAGGTCGATGAGGCgtgggagctgctgctgtgccgcaccATCGGAGACTCGTGGTCCCCATCGGTGCGCGAGACCGTCAACGGTGTGGTGTTGAAGGTCCGCGAGCGCGCCTACTGGCTGGAGTTGTGGGTCACAAAGAACTCGAGTGCGCTGCAGAAGGACCTTGCCGAGCTCTGGCACCCGATCCTCGGCGCCTCCTTCGCGACCACGTATCTGACACACGCCATGATGCAGGAGCGCtcccacgccgctgccgccttaGCTGCCGAAAAGCAGAAAAAGAACCGTCGGCGCTACtaa